The following proteins are co-located in the Frankiaceae bacterium genome:
- a CDS encoding STAS domain-containing protein produces MDLSLSTRTEGDRTIVVVGGEIDVYTAPKLREQLIDLVSSGAYHLVVDMENVDFLDSTGLGVLVGGLKRVRAHEGSLRLVCTQERILKIFRITGLTKVFPIHNSVEEAVSATD; encoded by the coding sequence GTGGACCTGTCCCTGTCGACCAGGACCGAGGGCGACCGGACGATCGTCGTCGTAGGTGGCGAGATCGACGTGTACACCGCGCCGAAGCTCCGCGAGCAGCTCATCGACCTCGTGTCGAGCGGCGCCTACCACCTCGTCGTCGACATGGAGAACGTCGACTTCCTCGACTCGACCGGCCTCGGCGTGCTCGTCGGCGGCCTCAAGCGGGTCCGCGCCCACGAGGGCTCGCTGCGCCTCGTGTGCACGCAGGAGCGCATCCTCAAGATCTTCCGGATCACCGGCCTCACCAAGGTGTTCCCGATCCACAACAGCGTCGAAGAAGCCGTCTCGGCGACGGACTGA